In one Arenibacter antarcticus genomic region, the following are encoded:
- the purD gene encoding phosphoribosylamine--glycine ligase: MNILILGAGGREHTLAWKLKQSPKLKNLFVAPGNAGTAAIATNIPIGVNDFEAIKQLVLTEKVDMVIVGPEDPLVNGVHDFFLADVALQNIPVIGPQKAAATLEGSKQFAKEFMMRHNIPTAAYESFTADTLEKGYAFLETLSPPYVLKADGLAAGKGVLILNDLQEAKEELKTMLVDAKFGDASTTVVIEEFLDGIELSCFVLTDGKGYKVLPTAKDYKRIGEGDAGLNTGGMGAISPVPFADNNFMAKVLERIVKPTVEGFKKDNLPYKGFVFIGLIKVGDDPKVIEYNVRLGDPETEVVIPRIKNDLVEVFQAVANQTLDSIDLEIDERAATTVMAVSGGYPEAYTKGKEITGFDAIDDAVVFHAGTELKNGKVFTNGGRVLAVTAYGSDFKEALKTSYKNIEKLQYDKMYYRKDLGFDL, encoded by the coding sequence CGTGAACATACATTGGCCTGGAAATTAAAGCAAAGTCCAAAACTCAAAAATCTTTTTGTAGCTCCCGGAAATGCAGGGACCGCTGCCATAGCCACCAATATACCGATCGGTGTCAATGATTTTGAGGCTATCAAGCAATTGGTCCTAACTGAAAAAGTTGATATGGTAATTGTAGGCCCAGAAGATCCGTTGGTCAATGGGGTGCACGATTTTTTCCTAGCTGATGTCGCCCTACAAAACATTCCTGTTATTGGGCCACAAAAAGCAGCAGCTACTTTAGAGGGCAGTAAACAGTTTGCCAAGGAGTTTATGATGCGTCACAATATTCCTACCGCAGCTTATGAAAGTTTTACAGCCGATACCTTGGAAAAAGGATACGCATTTTTAGAAACGCTTTCCCCTCCTTATGTCTTAAAAGCCGATGGCTTGGCCGCAGGGAAAGGGGTGTTAATCCTAAACGACCTGCAAGAGGCCAAGGAGGAACTAAAAACCATGCTGGTAGACGCGAAATTTGGTGACGCCAGTACCACCGTGGTCATCGAAGAATTTTTGGACGGAATAGAACTTAGTTGTTTTGTCCTTACCGACGGAAAAGGATATAAGGTCCTACCTACCGCAAAAGACTACAAAAGGATTGGTGAAGGAGATGCAGGATTGAACACAGGAGGCATGGGAGCCATTTCCCCAGTCCCCTTCGCAGATAATAATTTTATGGCTAAAGTCCTAGAGCGGATAGTAAAACCTACCGTAGAGGGCTTTAAAAAGGATAATCTACCATATAAAGGTTTTGTTTTTATCGGTTTAATAAAAGTAGGAGACGATCCAAAGGTAATTGAATACAATGTTCGTTTGGGAGACCCAGAAACCGAAGTGGTAATTCCAAGGATTAAGAACGATCTTGTCGAAGTTTTTCAGGCCGTTGCAAATCAGACCTTGGACAGTATAGATCTGGAAATTGACGAGCGCGCAGCTACTACCGTAATGGCTGTATCGGGTGGCTATCCGGAAGCCTATACCAAAGGCAAGGAAATCACCGGTTTTGATGCTATTGACGATGCCGTAGTATTCCACGCTGGGACGGAACTAAAAAACGGTAAGGTATTCACCAACGGGGGGCGGGTCCTAGCCGTTACTGCTTATGGGTCCGATTTTAAGGAAGCATTGAAAACATCCTATAAAAACATAGAAAAGCTACAATATGATAAAATGTACTACCGAAAAGACCTTGGGTTTGATTTGTAG
- the folB gene encoding dihydroneopterin aldolase — MGRVKVSNIRVYAHHGCLGEETIIGSEYRVDVVVSANLKSASVSDQLSETVDYVHINRLVKEEMAIPSKLLEHVGKRIINRILDEIKIVKKVKVGVTKVNPPIGGDVEGVTVVLKSKR; from the coding sequence GTGGGAAGGGTAAAAGTTAGCAATATTAGGGTCTATGCCCATCATGGCTGTTTAGGGGAAGAAACAATAATTGGTAGTGAGTATCGGGTAGACGTGGTGGTAAGTGCGAATTTAAAATCAGCCTCCGTATCCGATCAACTCTCCGAAACGGTAGATTACGTACATATAAATCGTCTTGTTAAGGAAGAGATGGCAATTCCTTCAAAACTCTTGGAGCACGTAGGAAAACGCATTATAAATAGAATCCTTGATGAAATTAAAATTGTGAAAAAGGTAAAGGTTGGCGTAACGAAAGTTAATCCGCCTATTGGGGGAGATGTAGAAGGGGTGACCGTAGTACTCAAATCTAAAAGATAG
- a CDS encoding type IX secretion system membrane protein PorP/SprF: protein MRNKILILMLLFGTVVARGQELNSPQHSQYLADNPFVLSPTYAGIGDHIKIRLNGLAQWVGIKDAPRTQSLAADMRIGEKSGVGIFLYNDSNGYTKQQGARISFAHHLTLNRYEDEFLSFGLSYNFNQFRLDVGEFIDAGFDPGVTNDRSTSNHNFDVGMLYRKNAFYLSLNASNLVNKDVYIFDPIYEPSKLRNFYLYSGYRYKKSRTSNMEIEPSILYKIFESDGRSEADLNLKFRFYDFEDYYYVGATYRFLNDQLGKPLYIAPLVGLKKNNLYFGYSYQVILNEILGYSTGTHVVTIGVDLFQGISNCRCTY, encoded by the coding sequence ATGCGCAATAAAATATTGATCCTAATGTTGCTCTTTGGCACTGTGGTAGCTAGAGGACAGGAATTAAATTCCCCCCAGCATTCGCAGTACCTAGCAGACAACCCTTTTGTATTGTCCCCAACCTATGCTGGAATAGGGGACCACATAAAAATTAGACTTAACGGACTTGCGCAATGGGTTGGTATTAAAGATGCCCCTAGGACCCAATCCCTAGCCGCAGATATGCGGATAGGGGAAAAATCTGGGGTAGGAATATTCTTGTACAACGATTCTAACGGATACACCAAGCAACAGGGAGCACGTATCTCTTTTGCCCACCATTTAACTTTGAATCGGTATGAGGACGAATTCCTTTCCTTTGGACTCTCCTATAACTTTAACCAGTTTAGGTTGGATGTGGGTGAGTTTATAGATGCTGGATTTGATCCTGGGGTTACCAATGATCGATCTACTTCTAATCACAACTTTGATGTGGGCATGCTCTATAGAAAAAATGCATTTTATTTAAGCCTCAATGCCTCTAACTTGGTCAACAAGGACGTTTATATTTTCGATCCTATCTATGAGCCTAGCAAACTGCGAAATTTTTATTTGTATTCTGGATATCGATATAAAAAATCAAGGACCAGTAATATGGAAATTGAACCTTCTATATTGTATAAAATTTTTGAAAGTGATGGCAGATCGGAGGCAGATCTAAACCTAAAGTTCAGGTTCTATGATTTTGAGGACTATTACTATGTTGGGGCTACCTATAGATTCTTAAATGACCAATTGGGGAAACCATTGTATATAGCACCTTTAGTTGGACTTAAAAAGAACAATTTATACTTCGGATACTCCTATCAGGTGATATTGAATGAAATTTTGGGCTATAGCACGGGAACCCATGTGGTAACCATTGGGGTAGATCTATTTCAGGGTATCAGCAACTGTAGGTGTACGTATTAA